A genome region from Choloepus didactylus isolate mChoDid1 chromosome 12, mChoDid1.pri, whole genome shotgun sequence includes the following:
- the LOC119507043 gene encoding short coiled-coil protein has protein sequence MMNADMDAVDAENQVELEEKTRLINQVLELQHTLEDLSARVDAVKEENLKLKSENQVLGQYIENLMSASSVFQTTDTKSKRK, from the coding sequence ATGATGAATGCTGACATGGATGCTGTTGATGCTGAAAATCAggtggaactggaggaaaaaacacGACTTATTAATCAAGTGTTGGAACTCCAACACACACTTGAAGATCTCTCGGCAAGAGTAGATGCAGTTAAGGAAGAAAATCTGAAGCTAAAATCAGAAAACCAAGTTCTTGGACAATATATAGAAAACCTCATGTCAGCTTCTAGTGTTTTTCAAACAACTgacacaaaaagcaaaagaaagtaa